A window from Salvia miltiorrhiza cultivar Shanhuang (shh) chromosome 2, IMPLAD_Smil_shh, whole genome shotgun sequence encodes these proteins:
- the LOC131012589 gene encoding pentatricopeptide repeat-containing protein At1g66345, mitochondrial produces MANLIRTFSRKKPIQFCISLSFPPKLHTLSQPKPSDNNGITSIIDSLHRGESWKTLSQKFGSFKFTDTLVANILLQLKEPIDSRKALKFFHWTAKEVNLEHGLSNYCLIIHILVKGGLIKDAKAMFESILGKHSSEGNSHIFPVLDSLMESYGIVDSVPLVFDLFVQTCGKLRIVDDILDACELLFDNGFVLSVISFNTLLHVLQKRGNVELVWGVYELMIKRRKCPNEITVRIMVSTLCKEGKLERFLGIVDRMQGKRCSIPPRLIVNTCLVYEMIEADRVEDGLAALKHMLQNNMILDTISYSLVVFAKVKMGNLDAAREIYEEMLKRGFEENAFVCSLFVGAYCDEGRIEEAIGALEEMERLGFKPSEEALNQLIGGSCLDGRLEESFEFCKRMIKMGFVPSLAAVDAMFGKLCANGETKAADEMLTVLLDGGFAPEEKTYAHLVSGYCRDDDKEGLTKVLCEMEYRSISPNESLSSAIISLCECGRLKEAEKYLRVMEAHSLIPSPNVYEALIRH; encoded by the coding sequence ATGGCTAATTTGATTCGAACTTTTTCACGCAAAAAGCCAATTCAGTTCTGCATCTCGCTTTCGTTTCCCCCTAAACTCCACACATTATCGCAGCCCAAACCCAGTGACAACAATGGGATCACCTCCATAATCGATTCCTTACACAGAGGCGAAAGCTGGAAAACCCTCTCACAAAAATTCGGTTCATTCAAATTCACAGACACCTTAGTTGCAAACATTCTGTTGCAGCTCAAGGAACCCATTGATTCAAGAAAAGCCTTGAAATTTTTCCACTGGACAGCGAAAGAAGTGAATTTGGAGCACGGGCTCTCGAATTACTGCTTGATCATCCACATTTTGGTGAAAGGAGGGCTAATCAAGGATGCTAAAGCAATGTTTGAGTCAATTTTGGGGAAACATTCTTCTGAAGGTAATTCTCATATATTTCCTGTTCTTGATTCGTTGATGGAGAGTTATGGGATTGTTGATTCGGTTCCGTTGGTGTTCGACTTGTTTGTGCAAACATGTGGTAAGTTGAGAATCGTTGATGACATTCTTGATGCTTGTGAATTGCTGTTTGATAATGGGTTTGTGTTGAGCGTGATTAGTTTCAATACTCTGCTACATGTTTTGCAAAAACGCGGAAATGTGGAATTAGTTTGGGGTGTGTATGAGCTCATGATTAAGAGAAGAAAATGCCCAAATGAGATTACTGTGAGAATCATGGTTAGCACATTGTGTAAAGAGGGGAAATTGGAGAGATTTCTAGGTATTGTAGATAGAATGCAGGGGAAGAGGTGTTCGATTCCTCCTCGATTAATCGTGAATACGTGTTTGGTGTATGAGATGATTGAGGCGGATAGGGTTGAAGATGGTTTGGCGGCGTTGAAGCATATGTTGCAGAATAACATGATCTTGGATACCATATCATACTCGTTGGTTGTCTTCGCGAAGGTTAAGATGGGGAATTTGGATGCTGCTCGAGAGATATATGAGGAAATGCTCAAGAGAGGTTTCGAGGAGAATGCTTTTGTGTGTAGTTTGTTTGTTGGGGCGTATTGTGACGAGGGGAGGATTGAGGAGGCGATTGGGGCATTGGAAGAGATGGAACGGTTGGGGTTCAAGCCTTCGGAGGAGGCGTTGAATCAGTTGATCGGAGGTAGTTGTTTAGATGGAAGGTTGGAAGAGAGCTTCGAATTTTGCAAACGCATGATAAAGATGGGATTTGTACCTAGCTTGGCAGCTGTTGATGCGATGTTTGGGAAGCTTTGTGCGAATGGGGAGACGAAGGCGGCTGATGAGATGTTGACCGTGTTGTTGGACGGAGGGTTTGCTCCGGAGGAGAAGACGTATGCTCATCTTGTTTCGGGTTATTGTAGGGACGACGACAAGGAGGGGCTTACGAAGGTCTTGTGTGAGATGGAATACAGATCAATCTCTCCTAATGAATCTCTTAGTTCAGCCATTATCAGTCTCTGCGAGTGTGGGAGATTGAAGGAGGCGGAGAAGTATCTCCGAGTAATGGAAGCTCACTCACTCATTCCTAGTCCGAATGTTTATGAGGCGTTGATTCGCCACTAG